One part of the Phoenix dactylifera cultivar Barhee BC4 chromosome 4, palm_55x_up_171113_PBpolish2nd_filt_p, whole genome shotgun sequence genome encodes these proteins:
- the LOC103717447 gene encoding probable pectinesterase 53 — protein sequence MPSFQCVISIALLFILLSPGRVVCHTKGLRPGRRQASKEYSENATQSQLIEKQFMRWVRYVGGLRHSVYKKALNKVIPSYTLTVDKNPSKGDFTSIQNAIDSLPSVNLVRVVIKVHAGIYKEKVNISPARAFITIEGAGADETVVQWGDTADTPGPKGQPMGTFNSATFAVNAPYFIAKNITFKNTTPIPPPGAMGKQAVALRISGDTAAILGCKFLGGQDTLYDHVGRHYYKDCYIEGSVDFIFGNALSLFEGCHVHAIAQNYGAVTAQNRMSLLEDTGFSFVNCKVTGSGALYLGRAWGTFSRVVFAYTYMDDIIIPRGWYNWGDPSREMTVFYGQYKCSGPGANYVGRVSWSRELTEEEAKPFISLSFIDGTEWIKL from the exons ATGCCTAGCTTCCAATGCGTAATCTCCATTGCTCTTCTCTTTATCCTTCTCAGCCCTGGCAGAGTCGTCTGCCACACGAAGGGTCTCCGGCCGGGGCGGCGGCAAGCATCGAAGGAGTATTCGGAGAATGCAACGCAGAGCCAGTTGATAGAGAAGCAATTCATGAGGTGGGTTAGATATGTCGGCGGCCTCCGGCATTCAGTCTATAAGAAGGCACTGAATAAGGTCATTCCTTCCTACACGCTGACGGTGGACAAGAACCCATCAAAAGGCGACTTCACATCGATCCAGAACGCCATCGATTCACTTCCTTCTGTCAATCTAGTTAGAGTTGTGATCAAGGTCCATGCCGGCATTTACAA AGAGAAGGTAAACATATCACCAGCAAGAGCTTTCATCACCATAGAAGGGGCAGGAGCAGATGAGACGGTGGTTCAATGGGGAGACACAGCCGACACGCCTGGGCCGAAAGGCCAGCCCATGGGGACCTTCAATTCAGCTACATTCGCCGTGAATGCCCCTTATTTCATAGCAAAGAACATTACCTTCAAG AACACCACCCCGATTCCACCACCAGGGGCCATGGGCAAGCAAGCAGTAGCATTAAGGATATCGGGCGACACTGCAGCGATTCTGGGCTGCAAGTTCCTGGGCGGCCAGGACACGCTCTATGACCACGTCGGCCGGCATTACTACAAGGACTGCTACATTGaaggctccgtggacttcatctTTGGAAATGCTCTCTCCCTGTTTGAG GGGTGTCATGTGCACGCTATAGCTCAGAACTATGGAGCCGTGACGGCGCAGAACCGGATGAGCCTATTGGAGGACACGGGGTTCTCGTTCGTGAACTGCAAGGTGACCGGCTCCGGCGCGCTCTACTTGGGCAGGGCATGGGGGACCTTCTCCCGGGTGGTGTTTGCCTACACATACATGGACGACATCATAATTCCCAGGGGCTGGTACAACTGGGGGGACCCCAGCCGAGAGAT GACGGTTTTCTACGGCCAATACAAGTGCAGCGGCCCTGGAGCCAACTACGTTGGAAGGGTTTCATGGTCAAGGGAGCTCACAGAGGAGGAAGCCAAGCCTTTTATTTCCTTGAGCTTCATAGATGGAACCGAATGGATCAAACTGTGA